In Planctomycetota bacterium, a single window of DNA contains:
- the dnaN gene encoding DNA polymerase III subunit beta: MRVICDRAALLEGINLVSGAVAARTPRPQLQCVRIQAIKAGGSNELVLSATDAEVALRLSISKVDVQTPGETLIPADKIRQIVSAEENEPTLTLETEGETLHIRGKDAHFKVFGYPATDFPPIPEFASVVAGGTGTPPAKAVLSHPAGSLAELVARTLFATARETSRYAINGVLFKRDGKRLELVATDGRRLALARAALSGTEKDAKPVQCIVPSKALGMLQKLIHDHDEPVQIAITDTQILFSFGTAASPGRAVLTSTLTEGNFPPYEDVIPKDQDKKVTFDRDVVTSAVKRAALLTNEESRGVRLAFKGKSKQLDLTSRAPEMGEANVKVDLAGYDGDDIEIGFNPTFLVDALKVLTDPQVIMELKAPNKPGLIKSGADFMYVVMPVNLQ, from the coding sequence ATGCGAGTCATCTGCGATCGAGCGGCATTGTTGGAAGGGATCAACCTGGTCTCGGGCGCGGTCGCCGCTCGCACGCCCCGCCCCCAGCTCCAGTGCGTGCGCATCCAGGCGATCAAGGCCGGCGGATCGAACGAACTCGTGCTCTCGGCCACCGATGCCGAGGTGGCGCTGCGCCTGTCGATCTCGAAGGTGGACGTGCAGACCCCCGGCGAGACGCTGATCCCCGCCGACAAGATCCGCCAGATCGTCTCCGCCGAAGAAAACGAGCCGACGCTCACGCTCGAGACCGAGGGCGAGACCCTGCACATCCGCGGGAAGGACGCGCACTTCAAGGTCTTCGGCTACCCGGCAACGGACTTCCCGCCGATCCCCGAGTTCGCGAGCGTCGTCGCGGGCGGGACGGGCACGCCCCCGGCCAAGGCCGTGCTCAGCCACCCCGCCGGCTCGCTCGCCGAACTCGTGGCGCGCACGCTGTTCGCGACGGCCCGGGAAACGTCCCGGTACGCGATCAACGGGGTGCTCTTCAAGCGCGACGGCAAGCGCCTGGAACTGGTCGCGACCGACGGCCGCCGCCTGGCGCTCGCCCGGGCCGCCCTCTCGGGCACCGAGAAGGACGCCAAGCCCGTGCAGTGCATCGTGCCGAGCAAGGCGCTGGGCATGCTGCAGAAGCTCATCCACGACCACGACGAGCCGGTGCAGATCGCGATCACCGATACGCAGATCCTGTTCAGCTTCGGCACCGCCGCCAGCCCCGGTCGGGCCGTGCTCACCAGCACGCTCACCGAGGGCAACTTCCCGCCCTACGAGGACGTCATCCCCAAGGACCAGGACAAGAAGGTCACCTTCGACCGCGACGTGGTGACCTCCGCCGTCAAGCGAGCGGCCCTCCTCACAAACGAAGAGTCCCGCGGCGTGCGCCTGGCCTTCAAGGGCAAGAGCAAGCAACTGGACCTCACGAGCCGCGCACCCGAGATGGGCGAGGCCAATGTCAAGGTCGACCTCGCCGGCTACGACGGCGACGACATCGAGATCGGGTTCAACCCGACGTTCCTCGTCGACGCCCTGAAGGTGCTCACCGACCCGCAGGTGATCATGGAACTCAAGGCCCCGAACAAGCCGGGGCTGATCAAGAGCGGCGCCGACTTCATGTACGTCGTGATGCCCGTGAACCTGCAGTAG
- a CDS encoding nuclear transport factor 2 family protein, giving the protein MAKKKAKKAAAKSAKKPAAKPAPKKAAPKPAPAKKPGASKASGKGGMFPVNTGSGATPVQIGKTIVAMFNEGKMKEIEDLYWAPDIVSCEGMGVGLEWRGRQAVEAKNADWMKDHRIHGASAEGPYVGSSGFAIKFKMDVETISTGQRIVMDEIGVYTVRDGKIAREEFMYGV; this is encoded by the coding sequence ATGGCGAAGAAGAAGGCGAAGAAGGCGGCGGCGAAGTCAGCGAAGAAGCCCGCGGCGAAGCCGGCTCCGAAGAAGGCCGCCCCGAAGCCGGCGCCGGCGAAGAAACCCGGCGCGTCCAAGGCATCGGGCAAGGGCGGCATGTTCCCGGTGAACACCGGGAGCGGCGCGACGCCCGTGCAGATCGGCAAGACGATCGTCGCGATGTTCAACGAGGGCAAGATGAAGGAGATCGAGGATCTCTATTGGGCGCCGGACATCGTCTCGTGCGAGGGGATGGGCGTGGGGCTCGAGTGGCGCGGGCGACAGGCCGTCGAGGCCAAGAACGCCGACTGGATGAAGGACCACCGCATCCACGGCGCGAGCGCCGAGGGCCCATACGTGGGGTCCAGCGGGTTCGCGATCAAGTTCAAGATGGACGTCGAGACGATCTCTACGGGCCAGCGCATCGTCATGGACGAGATCGGCGTGTACACCGTGCGCGACGGGAAGATCGCCCGCGAAGAGTTCATGTACGGGGTGTAG
- a CDS encoding class I SAM-dependent methyltransferase translates to MTAPPAQPPVADARVPDPRVARALRGEAIYGDDFSPEEIGAWFEDEREGYANLLYEDVQEYTYVYHAMNRVHGFSRLPSDRRFNHALGFGAAYGLELLPIVDRAAQLTIVEPSEKFVKTEIGGKPARWVKPDPSGRLPFPDGTFDLVTCFGVLHHIPNVSSVIAEIARATATGGFFLVREPITSMGDWRRVRPALTKRERGLPLRPFTQALEKNGFVVRSASHIAFRPWLRACQMLKVPVYERTWSTRVDAMLSALTAWNVAYHTESALKKISPSAVYIVAERVRTA, encoded by the coding sequence ATGACCGCCCCACCCGCACAGCCGCCCGTCGCCGACGCGCGCGTTCCCGACCCCCGGGTGGCGCGGGCCCTGCGGGGTGAGGCCATCTACGGCGATGACTTCTCGCCCGAAGAGATCGGCGCCTGGTTCGAAGACGAGCGCGAGGGCTATGCCAATCTTCTCTACGAGGACGTGCAGGAGTACACCTACGTCTACCACGCCATGAACCGCGTGCACGGGTTCTCGAGGCTGCCTTCGGACCGTCGCTTCAATCACGCGCTGGGCTTCGGGGCGGCGTACGGGCTCGAGCTCCTGCCGATCGTCGATCGGGCGGCCCAACTCACCATCGTCGAGCCCTCCGAGAAGTTCGTGAAGACCGAGATCGGCGGAAAGCCTGCCCGCTGGGTCAAGCCCGACCCCTCCGGGCGACTCCCCTTCCCCGACGGCACCTTCGACCTGGTCACCTGCTTCGGCGTGCTGCACCACATCCCCAACGTCTCGAGCGTCATCGCCGAGATCGCCCGTGCGACCGCCACGGGCGGCTTCTTCCTGGTCCGCGAGCCCATCACGTCCATGGGCGACTGGCGACGCGTGCGCCCAGCCCTCACGAAGCGCGAGCGAGGCCTGCCCCTGCGGCCGTTTACGCAAGCCCTTGAAAAGAACGGGTTTGTCGTCCGGTCCGCGTCGCACATCGCCTTCCGCCCGTGGCTGCGCGCGTGCCAGATGCTCAAGGTCCCCGTCTACGAGCGGACCTGGTCGACCCGTGTCGACGCCATGTTGTCCGCCCTCACGGCCTGGAACGTCGCGTACCACACCGAGAGCGCGCTCAAGAAGATCAGCCCCTCGGCGGTGTACATCGTTGCCGAGCGCGTGCGGACGGCCTGA
- a CDS encoding Mrp/NBP35 family ATP-binding protein produces the protein MGLTKSFVLEALRGLRGPDGSPALGGDRVVWVAACDGYASVKLQHAGDAPDQRRTAARTAYDGLVAAARAAGEQVDALVVEFVDHAGTVVQTERFGGSARPAPPAAGPATNSPREPVSAREQAPPPSRQAAAGHTPIPGLNPGVSGLEGVAHVIAVGAGKGGVGKSTIALNLAVGLARARHRVGLLDADIYGPSMPTMLGLGGLEPIVREGVLEPFLSHGVRCMTMGALVQPDKPLIWRGPMAHGAFKQLLEQTRWGELDYLVIDLPPGTGDVSLTMAQLLKLTGAVIVCTPQKVAQDDAVRAARMFEQLGVPLLGVVENMSYFVGDDGKEYDIFGRGGAEAMARRLNTPYLGGVPITTALRQNSDAGNPTANFTGADTPGTALRADLERLVRNLEGQVALASLRQGQTRPTLTVS, from the coding sequence ATGGGGCTCACCAAGTCGTTTGTTCTTGAAGCATTGCGTGGATTGCGCGGGCCCGACGGGTCGCCCGCGCTGGGTGGTGATCGCGTCGTCTGGGTCGCCGCGTGCGACGGGTACGCGTCGGTGAAACTCCAGCACGCGGGCGATGCGCCCGACCAACGACGGACCGCGGCCCGGACGGCGTACGACGGGCTGGTGGCGGCCGCCCGAGCCGCGGGCGAGCAGGTGGACGCGCTCGTCGTCGAGTTCGTGGATCACGCGGGGACCGTGGTGCAGACCGAGCGCTTCGGCGGGTCGGCGCGCCCCGCGCCCCCGGCCGCCGGCCCGGCGACGAACTCCCCGCGCGAGCCTGTTTCCGCGCGCGAGCAAGCCCCGCCGCCGTCGCGCCAGGCCGCCGCCGGGCACACGCCGATCCCGGGCCTCAACCCGGGCGTCTCGGGGCTCGAAGGCGTGGCGCACGTCATCGCCGTGGGCGCGGGCAAGGGCGGCGTGGGCAAGAGCACCATCGCTCTCAACCTCGCTGTCGGGCTCGCACGGGCGCGCCACCGCGTCGGGCTGCTCGACGCCGACATCTACGGCCCGTCGATGCCGACGATGCTCGGGCTGGGCGGGCTCGAGCCGATCGTCCGCGAGGGCGTGCTCGAGCCGTTCCTGTCGCACGGCGTGCGGTGCATGACGATGGGCGCCCTCGTGCAGCCCGACAAGCCCCTGATCTGGCGTGGGCCGATGGCGCACGGCGCGTTCAAGCAGTTGCTCGAGCAGACCCGCTGGGGCGAACTCGACTATCTCGTGATTGACCTGCCCCCCGGCACGGGCGACGTCTCGCTGACGATGGCGCAGTTGCTGAAACTGACGGGCGCGGTCATCGTGTGCACGCCGCAGAAGGTGGCGCAGGACGACGCCGTGCGTGCCGCCCGGATGTTCGAGCAGCTCGGCGTCCCGCTGCTGGGCGTCGTCGAGAACATGAGCTACTTCGTGGGCGACGACGGGAAGGAGTACGACATCTTCGGGCGGGGCGGGGCCGAGGCCATGGCCCGGCGGCTCAACACCCCGTACCTGGGGGGTGTGCCAATCACCACGGCCCTGCGCCAGAACAGCGACGCGGGGAACCCCACGGCGAACTTCACCGGCGCCGACACGCCGGGCACGGCCCTCCGCGCCGACCTCGAGCGCCTCGTGCGGAACCTGGAAGGCCAGGTCGCGCTCGCGTCGCTCCGCCAGGGCCAGACGCGCCCGACGCTGACGGTCTCGTAA